A segment of the Streptococcus dysgalactiae subsp. dysgalactiae genome:
AAACCAGCGGTAACGACAGCTGATTGGATGTCTTCTGATAAGTTAAATTCTGTAAATTTCAATTGTTTCTCTTTTCTAAAAAGGCAGTGCGAAGCTGCCTTATAAACCTTTTAATTTCGTCGTTTGATTAACAACTTAACTAGTGTAACACAATTAGAATCAAAAAGATAGGAAATAAGGTTAATCTCATTAATAACACGTTTTCATAAATAAACGATTCTTGTAACACTCCTCCAAAACAACTAAGAAAGCTCCTTTTCTAAGATAAAGAAGCTTCTCAATGTTGATTTTTAAAAGGCAACCTCTGCTTCACTTGGAAGTTCATTGGTGATGTAATCTCCAATTTCATCACTAGTTAACACCTCTTCGAGCACTTTAATTTTAGCACTGTTTTTATTATCCTGACGAGCTACTAGGACACCTGCAAAGTGAACGTCTGGTTTTTTCTCATAAAGCAAGCGGTCTTTTTGAGGGGTCAAGTTAATTTTAGCGACGTAAGCTGGAAAGTTAAAGACAAGGTCATACTCAAAGTAAGCCTGGTTAAGGTTAAGAAGTGCCACCGGCTCAATAGCTAACTGTTTAGGATTGTCGGTAATATCTTCAATAGCTTTTGTTGGTTTGTCTGTTTTCTTAAGTTTAATCAGATTTTTTTCTTGTAACAATAGCAAAGCTCTAGTCATATTTGAAGGATCTGAAGGGATGGCTACCCGTGAACCATCTTTTAAGTCATCAATGCTTTTTAAGCCTTTACCATAAAAACCGGCCAGTGAATGGTAGATAGGCGTTATCGAAACGAGATGCCCTTTGTTTTCTTTGTTAAAAATGTCCATGAAAAATTCATGTTGTAAAAGATTAGCATCATGTTCTTTATTTTCTAAGGCAATATTTGCTTGAATATAATCAGAAACCGTCTCAATTTTTAAGGTGTATCCTTTTTCTTTAACGTTATCTTCAACCAACTCTAAAAAGGTGGATGATGGTTTAGTATAAGTTGCCACCGTGATCACACGATCTTCTTTAGCCTTAGTCGTATCTTTAGACTGACTTGATTCTTTTTTAGCGCAAGCCAGTAAAAAAAACGGATGCCATAACAAGACATATTAGGGAAAGTACTTTTTTCATAACTCCTCTTTTCATTTGTTTTTCTATTTCTTTGCATAGCGATTGGCTAAAAAATAGCCTAAACTTTGCAAGATAAACACGTACATAATAAATAAGAAAACAATCAGATACATGACCGGATAATCATATTCCTGATAACCAAAGCGATAGGCATATTCACCTAAGCCTCCCGCGCCAATAACCCCCATCACCGTTGAATAGCCTAGAACACTAATCGCCGTTGCTGTAAAGGACAAAATCAAATCCATCTTAATGGATGGGATCAAAAAATAACGTATCAACTGTCCCTTACTGGCACCCAAACTCAAAGCTCTATCGATGACTACCTGAGGAACATTCAACAAAGCCTGCTCAACGTAACGCGCATACAAACTCACTGAGACAAGCGTTAGCGGCAAAATAGCTGCTATCGTTCCAAATGATGTTCCAAAAATTAATCGATTAAGGGGAATCAAGATAAAAATAAAGATTAAAAAAGGCACACTACGCAAGGTTCCAAGGAACAAGTTTAAACATTGATAGGCCAAAGGATGCCTGATTAGGTAAGATTTTTTCAACGAAAAGAGTAAAATACCTGTGGGAAAAGCAATCATAAAACACAAAGCCAAGGTAAGCCCTAGCATTAGATTGGTCTCCCAAAATGAATTCAGAATGGCTTCACCATGTTTTGCTAAAATATCAGTCATGTAATAAGAACTCCTTTACCTGGCTCACATAATCTGTCTCCAGTTGATGGGATGCTGTTTTGACAGGAACTACTGTTTCTGCAATCGTCTGGTAATCTAGAATCATCACGCGATCACCATATTGTTTTAAAACAGAGAGATGATGGGCA
Coding sequences within it:
- a CDS encoding methionine ABC transporter permease is translated as MTDILAKHGEAILNSFWETNLMLGLTLALCFMIAFPTGILLFSLKKSYLIRHPLAYQCLNLFLGTLRSVPFLIFIFILIPLNRLIFGTSFGTIAAILPLTLVSVSLYARYVEQALLNVPQVVIDRALSLGASKGQLIRYFLIPSIKMDLILSFTATAISVLGYSTVMGVIGAGGLGEYAYRFGYQEYDYPVMYLIVFLFIMYVFILQSLGYFLANRYAKK